One region of Betaproteobacteria bacterium genomic DNA includes:
- a CDS encoding DUF3455 domain-containing protein has product MQALRTAVSVSILATASAAFANVDNMSLPEQVRVPDAHVQKAWTVGIGEVTYACREKADQPGSYAWTFVVPAATLYDAGKKEVGKYYGGPTWESKDGSKVTGKQVAVAPNSAGNLPLQLVKANPATGDGAMTGVSYIQRLNTVGGAAPSKVCDTASAGQEMKVAYQADYVFYTAR; this is encoded by the coding sequence ATGCAAGCACTGCGCACTGCAGTTTCAGTTTCCATCCTGGCAACCGCCTCCGCAGCATTTGCCAATGTCGACAACATGTCCCTGCCCGAGCAGGTCCGCGTTCCCGATGCTCATGTCCAGAAAGCCTGGACGGTGGGGATCGGCGAGGTCACCTACGCCTGCCGCGAAAAGGCTGATCAGCCTGGCAGTTATGCCTGGACCTTCGTGGTTCCCGCCGCAACCCTCTATGACGCCGGCAAGAAAGAAGTCGGCAAGTATTACGGTGGCCCGACCTGGGAGAGCAAGGACGGCTCCAAGGTCACCGGCAAACAGGTCGCAGTGGCGCCCAACTCGGCAGGCAACCTGCCGTTGCAACTGGTCAAGGCCAATCCGGCCACCGGCGACGGTGCCATGACCGGCGTGAGCTATATCCAGCGCCTTAATACGGTCGGTGGTGCTGCCCCGTCCAAGGTCTGCGACACCGCCAGCGCCGGCCAGGAAATGAAGGTCGCCTACCAGGCCGACTACGTTTTCTACACCGCTCGTTGA
- a CDS encoding superoxide dismutase family protein codes for MIPRLGIAVGAFSAILLSACATSIGGPSASADLAAKSGSMVSGKVNFSEAHGKLRVEAMVSGLTPGEHGFHVHDVGDCSAPDATSAKGHFNPTAKAHGHHDSAEHHGGDMPNLVADASGTAKYSAEVSGLTLSGPTGVVGRSVVIHADPDDYKSQPAGNSGKRVACGVIAAH; via the coding sequence ATGATTCCACGTCTGGGTATTGCTGTAGGTGCATTTTCTGCCATCTTGCTGAGTGCTTGTGCAACATCAATAGGCGGCCCTTCGGCGAGTGCCGATCTCGCTGCCAAGTCGGGAAGCATGGTGTCCGGGAAGGTGAATTTCAGCGAAGCCCATGGCAAGTTGCGGGTTGAGGCGATGGTCAGCGGGCTGACACCCGGTGAGCATGGTTTCCACGTGCATGATGTGGGTGACTGCAGCGCACCGGATGCGACCAGCGCCAAAGGCCATTTCAATCCGACCGCCAAAGCCCACGGCCATCACGACAGCGCAGAGCACCATGGTGGCGATATGCCCAATCTGGTGGCAGACGCCAGCGGTACGGCCAAATACAGCGCGGAAGTCAGTGGCCTGACCCTGAGCGGACCAACCGGCGTGGTGGGTCGCAGTGTGGTAATTCATGCCGATCCGGATGACTACAAGTCGCAGCCGGCCGGCAATTCCGGCAAGCGCGTGGCTTGTGGCGTCATAGCAGCCCATTGA
- a CDS encoding putative DNA-binding domain-containing protein, with product MPEEFFDYVRGASDVIPEGYAEAGLRAYRHLVFLGVSQLLAAHYPALREQLSNEQWQFLLANFIRNSAWTSNFYGDLVPAFMSYIDHESGQ from the coding sequence ATGCCTGAGGAATTCTTCGATTATGTAAGGGGTGCCTCTGATGTAATCCCTGAAGGCTATGCCGAGGCCGGTCTGCGGGCCTATCGCCATCTGGTATTTTTGGGCGTATCGCAGTTGCTGGCGGCACACTACCCGGCCTTGCGTGAACAACTGTCGAATGAGCAATGGCAATTCCTGCTCGCCAACTTCATCCGAAACTCTGCCTGGACATCCAATTTTTATGGCGATCTGGTGCCGGCCTTCATGAGTTATATCGATCATGAAAGCGGTCAATAG
- the fumC gene encoding class II fumarate hydratase: protein MKRLEKDSFGTIEVAAERLWGAQTQRSLEHFAISTERMPDELIHALAMTKAAGASINRALGLLDPDIAAAIILAADEVSDGRLAEEFPLSVWQTGSGTQTNMNLNEVLANRASELLGGQRGNTRLVHPNDQVNLGQSSNDIFPTAMHVASAIGVERKLLPALRLLTATLAQKSTEFTEIIKIGRTHLQDATPLSLGQEFSGYVAQLQHVESRIASSMSSLYPLAVGGTAVGTGLNTHPEFGQRVSAELAERSGLPFTSASNKFAALAAHDGMVAAHGALKTLAVALMKIANDIRWLASGPRSGLGEIGIPENEPGSSIMPGKVNPTQCEALTMLCCQVMGNDVTIGIAGAAGNFELNVFKPVIAHNFLQSVRLLTDGMSSFERHCASGITAHRQRICEQMERSLMLVTALTPHIGYDKAAEIAKLANKEGTTLKQAALKLGYVSAEDYDRWVVPADMIHPTR from the coding sequence ATGAAACGTCTTGAGAAGGATTCGTTCGGCACCATCGAAGTGGCAGCTGAACGTCTTTGGGGGGCACAAACCCAGCGCTCGCTGGAGCACTTTGCGATTTCGACCGAGCGCATGCCCGATGAACTGATCCACGCGCTGGCCATGACCAAAGCAGCCGGCGCCAGCATCAATCGGGCCTTGGGCCTGCTCGACCCCGACATTGCCGCGGCGATCATTCTTGCCGCCGATGAGGTCAGCGATGGTCGGCTGGCTGAAGAATTCCCGCTGTCGGTCTGGCAGACCGGCTCCGGTACGCAAACCAACATGAATTTGAACGAGGTGCTGGCCAACCGCGCCTCAGAGCTGCTTGGCGGCCAACGCGGCAACACCCGCCTCGTTCATCCCAACGACCAGGTCAATCTCGGTCAGTCTTCCAATGACATTTTCCCGACCGCCATGCATGTCGCTTCGGCCATCGGTGTCGAGCGGAAGCTGCTGCCGGCACTCCGGCTTCTGACTGCCACGCTGGCCCAAAAGTCGACCGAGTTTACCGAGATCATCAAGATTGGCCGAACCCATTTGCAGGACGCGACGCCGCTATCGCTCGGCCAGGAGTTTTCCGGTTACGTCGCGCAATTGCAGCACGTGGAATCGCGGATCGCCAGCAGCATGTCGTCGCTCTACCCGCTGGCGGTGGGCGGTACCGCCGTTGGAACCGGGCTGAACACGCATCCGGAATTCGGCCAGCGCGTGTCGGCAGAACTGGCCGAACGAAGCGGCCTGCCCTTCACCAGCGCGAGCAACAAATTCGCGGCACTGGCTGCCCACGACGGCATGGTGGCCGCGCACGGGGCGCTGAAGACGCTCGCGGTGGCCTTGATGAAAATCGCCAACGACATACGCTGGCTGGCCTCCGGCCCGCGTTCGGGGCTGGGTGAAATCGGCATTCCGGAAAACGAGCCGGGCAGCTCGATCATGCCCGGCAAGGTCAATCCGACCCAGTGCGAGGCGCTAACCATGCTTTGCTGTCAAGTCATGGGCAACGATGTGACCATCGGCATCGCAGGCGCTGCCGGCAATTTCGAACTCAATGTGTTCAAGCCGGTGATCGCCCACAACTTCCTTCAAAGTGTGCGGTTGCTGACAGACGGCATGTCGAGCTTCGAACGTCACTGCGCAAGCGGCATTACCGCCCATCGCCAACGCATTTGCGAGCAGATGGAACGTTCACTGATGCTGGTCACTGCGCTTACACCGCATATCGGCTACGACAAGGCGGCCGAAATTGCCAAGTTGGCGAACAAGGAAGGGACAACCCTGAAGCAAGCCGCGTTGAAACTGGGCTACGTCTCGGCGGAAGACTACGATCGCTGGGTGGTGCCGGCCGACATGATTCACCCGACGCGCTGA
- a CDS encoding metallophosphoesterase yields the protein MLGASVLAAATTAQADESHRRDGALNIAVIGDTPYGLKDSDTIQFKATPAFINAINADTDVSLVLHLGDIHSGKQTCSYAYNQSIYDMWTSAPGFKSPMIYTPGDNEWTDCHKPKEGGLDPLTNLGYVRDIFFPVAGNAIAVDKPLLSQAQSFDANFPSDVEFVENVMWEQSGVVFVTLNVPGGSNNDEDNWYGAARTPEQTAEVLKRTSADLRWLDKAFALAKTSHARAVLIQLQADMWDLDGTSPQDLHIANYRQFIDSIALNATNFGKPVLLMNGDSHGYRSDNPLVKGAPCLTESGASEVACSNDAYESHANGYHVPNFHRIVVHGSVAPMEWLKLSVKPGDSEGRSKANSFGPFSWQRKITALGNPAP from the coding sequence TTGCTGGGGGCCAGCGTGCTTGCTGCTGCGACGACAGCCCAAGCCGACGAGTCTCATCGCCGCGACGGCGCCCTGAATATCGCCGTCATCGGCGATACGCCGTATGGCCTGAAAGACAGCGATACTATCCAGTTCAAGGCGACCCCGGCCTTCATCAATGCCATCAATGCCGATACCGATGTCTCGCTCGTCCTTCACCTTGGTGACATCCATTCTGGTAAGCAGACCTGTTCCTATGCCTATAACCAGTCGATTTACGACATGTGGACCAGCGCACCGGGCTTCAAGTCACCCATGATTTATACGCCGGGTGACAACGAGTGGACCGACTGCCACAAGCCGAAGGAGGGTGGTCTCGATCCCTTGACCAACCTCGGCTATGTGCGTGACATCTTCTTCCCGGTCGCCGGTAACGCGATTGCTGTCGACAAGCCCTTGCTGTCCCAGGCTCAGTCGTTTGATGCCAATTTCCCGAGCGATGTCGAGTTTGTCGAGAACGTGATGTGGGAGCAATCAGGTGTTGTCTTCGTCACCCTGAATGTACCGGGCGGCTCGAACAACGATGAAGATAACTGGTACGGTGCCGCCCGGACGCCGGAACAGACTGCCGAAGTCCTCAAGCGCACGAGCGCCGACCTGCGCTGGCTGGACAAGGCCTTCGCGCTGGCCAAGACCAGTCATGCCCGCGCCGTGCTGATCCAGTTGCAGGCCGACATGTGGGATCTGGACGGCACCAGTCCGCAAGACCTGCACATCGCCAACTACCGTCAGTTCATCGACAGCATCGCGCTCAACGCCACGAACTTCGGCAAGCCGGTACTGCTGATGAACGGTGACTCGCACGGCTACCGTTCGGACAATCCGCTGGTCAAGGGCGCGCCCTGCCTGACGGAATCCGGCGCCAGCGAAGTGGCCTGCAGCAACGACGCCTACGAGTCGCATGCCAACGGTTACCACGTGCCGAACTTCCACCGCATCGTGGTCCATGGCAGCGTTGCGCCGATGGAATGGCTGAAGCTCAGCGTCAAGCCGGGTGATAGCGAAGGCCGTTCCAAAGCGAACAGCTTCGGGCCGTTCAGCTGGCAGCGCAAAATCACCGCCCTGGGCAATCCTGCGCCCTGA
- a CDS encoding response regulator produces the protein MRILIVDDNASMRTLLSALLCSQGYEVVGALEDGNTVMAAIGKVLPDIVCLDYQLPGRDGLDILQEINARHPEIDVLFMTASESAGIEERAADAGSAGFLRKPFGQKQVIDELKQVTETRKHASRPDLPPAATNSPSLPPVEAAPRKSSAKQRTVVIADDNSSIRMLLKGVLIELGMNIVAQASNGEEAIRAAQTHQPAVLFLDVNMPILSGLEALPRIIEVSPKTAVVMVTGDTSRNIVQQAAGLGARGYILKPVRPAYVENFLKTLFSA, from the coding sequence ATGCGCATCCTGATCGTTGATGACAATGCCTCGATGCGAACCTTGCTCAGCGCCTTGTTATGCAGCCAAGGCTATGAGGTCGTGGGCGCGCTCGAAGACGGCAATACCGTCATGGCAGCCATCGGTAAAGTGCTTCCGGATATCGTCTGTCTCGACTACCAGCTACCCGGCCGTGACGGACTCGACATCCTGCAAGAGATCAACGCGAGGCATCCGGAAATCGATGTGTTGTTCATGACGGCCTCGGAAAGCGCCGGGATTGAGGAACGGGCCGCAGATGCCGGTTCGGCGGGCTTTTTGCGCAAGCCATTCGGGCAGAAACAGGTGATCGACGAACTGAAGCAGGTAACCGAGACTCGCAAGCATGCCTCACGACCCGACCTGCCTCCTGCTGCCACCAACTCGCCTTCACTTCCGCCAGTTGAAGCCGCCCCCCGCAAAAGCAGCGCCAAACAGCGAACCGTCGTGATTGCCGACGACAACAGCTCGATTCGCATGCTGCTCAAAGGCGTGCTCATTGAATTGGGCATGAACATCGTCGCCCAGGCGAGTAATGGCGAAGAAGCGATCCGTGCCGCGCAAACCCACCAGCCCGCGGTGCTCTTTCTTGATGTCAACATGCCCATCCTCTCAGGCCTGGAGGCATTGCCCAGAATTATCGAGGTCAGTCCTAAAACTGCCGTGGTCATGGTGACGGGTGATACATCGCGCAACATCGTCCAGCAGGCAGCCGGGCTGGGTGCGCGTGGCTACATTCTCAAACCCGTACGCCCCGCCTACGTCGAAAATTTCCTGAAAACGCTCTTCAGCGCGTAA
- a CDS encoding HDOD domain-containing protein — translation MTLMIDFPFPGANAWVEHFTEIELPVLRHTVQQLNELRDTAETINTRKLAAIIEHDPLMTLRVFRTMQQRRSKSQSADITTIERSLVMMGTQGFYDSLEDLPIIEQQLKGYPKAMLGLLKVIARSRHAAAWARDWALLRQNASFEEVTMAALLHDFVEILMWCFAPSLASQAKERLANDSVKRSGSIQQEIFGAPLDEIMIELVAHWGLPPLLRTLMNPGNADAANVRNVKLAVDLARHTGNSWTDAALPDDYQAIEALLHIGHSHLLERIGAPDEQIQAARLAEAERD, via the coding sequence ATGACCCTGATGATCGACTTTCCGTTCCCGGGCGCCAACGCATGGGTCGAGCATTTCACGGAAATCGAGCTGCCGGTGTTGCGTCATACGGTGCAGCAGCTCAACGAGCTGCGCGACACGGCAGAGACAATCAATACCCGCAAACTTGCGGCGATCATCGAGCACGACCCGCTGATGACGTTGCGGGTATTCAGAACCATGCAGCAGCGCCGATCCAAAAGCCAGTCCGCCGATATCACGACCATCGAACGCTCGCTGGTCATGATGGGTACCCAGGGTTTTTACGATAGCCTCGAGGATCTGCCGATCATCGAGCAGCAACTGAAAGGCTATCCGAAGGCCATGCTCGGTTTGCTCAAGGTCATTGCCCGCTCCCGCCATGCCGCAGCCTGGGCCCGCGACTGGGCGCTGCTGCGCCAGAACGCCAGCTTCGAAGAGGTCACCATGGCAGCGTTGCTCCATGACTTTGTCGAAATCCTGATGTGGTGCTTCGCACCCTCGCTGGCCAGCCAGGCCAAGGAACGCCTGGCCAACGACAGCGTCAAGCGCTCAGGCAGCATTCAGCAAGAAATTTTCGGCGCCCCGCTGGATGAGATCATGATCGAGTTGGTCGCTCATTGGGGATTGCCCCCCCTGTTGCGCACGCTGATGAACCCTGGCAATGCCGATGCTGCCAATGTCCGGAACGTCAAGCTGGCCGTCGATCTTGCCCGGCACACCGGAAACAGCTGGACCGATGCTGCCTTGCCAGATGATTATCAGGCCATCGAAGCGCTACTCCATATCGGCCATAGCCATCTGCTCGAACGCATCGGCGCTCCAGATGAGCAGATTCAGGCCGCACGACTGGCCGAAGCCGAACGCGACTAG
- a CDS encoding sulfate adenylyltransferase, producing the protein MTAQVEDHGLLRFLTCGSVDDGKSTLIGRLLFDTKTILADTLSAITKTSEKRGMGAVDLSLLTDGLQAEREQGITIDVAYRYFSTGTRKYIIADAPGHEQYTRNMVTAASTANLAIILIDARKGVLTQTRRHSKLASLVGIPHLIVAINKMDLADYSQETYERIKGEYLEFAAKVGIEDIRFIPLSALNGDMIVDRGDKLNWYEGPTLLEMLEVAPAAHTEHTEKFRFPVQYVCRPQDSANPELHDYRGFMGRVEAGSIKVGDAVTVLPSGRESTVKAVQIGGVDIGEAFCEQSITLLLADEIDTSRGDMIVKSSEVPAAVKQIEATVCWMAEAPMDRARTYLIRHTTRDSKAKLAAIDHRLDVNTLEKVPAEKLAMNDIAQVTFKLAQPLFADPYLENRGTGAFIIIDESNNNTVGAGMIL; encoded by the coding sequence ATGACCGCCCAAGTTGAAGATCACGGCCTGCTGCGCTTTTTGACCTGCGGCAGCGTTGATGACGGCAAGAGCACGCTGATCGGCCGCCTGCTGTTCGACACCAAGACCATTCTGGCCGATACGCTGTCCGCGATCACCAAGACATCTGAAAAGCGCGGCATGGGCGCGGTCGACCTGTCGTTGCTTACCGATGGCCTGCAAGCCGAGCGCGAACAGGGCATCACTATCGACGTCGCCTACCGCTATTTCAGCACCGGCACGCGCAAGTACATCATCGCCGACGCGCCGGGCCACGAGCAGTACACCCGCAACATGGTCACCGCCGCCTCGACCGCCAACCTCGCCATCATCCTAATCGATGCGCGCAAGGGCGTTCTGACCCAGACCCGCCGCCACTCCAAATTGGCGTCGCTGGTCGGCATTCCGCACCTGATCGTCGCCATCAACAAGATGGACCTCGCCGATTACTCGCAAGAAACCTACGAGCGCATCAAGGGTGAATACCTCGAATTCGCCGCCAAGGTCGGCATCGAAGACATCCGCTTCATCCCGCTCTCGGCGCTCAATGGCGACATGATCGTGGACCGTGGCGACAAGCTGAACTGGTACGAAGGCCCGACCCTGCTCGAAATGCTGGAAGTTGCCCCGGCCGCCCATACCGAACACACCGAGAAGTTCCGTTTCCCTGTCCAGTACGTCTGCCGCCCGCAGGATTCGGCCAATCCGGAACTGCATGACTACCGTGGCTTCATGGGCCGCGTCGAAGCCGGCTCAATCAAGGTCGGCGATGCCGTCACCGTCTTGCCTTCTGGCCGCGAGTCGACCGTCAAGGCCGTACAAATCGGCGGCGTCGATATCGGCGAAGCCTTCTGCGAACAATCCATCACCCTGCTGCTGGCCGATGAAATCGACACCTCGCGTGGCGACATGATCGTCAAATCGAGCGAAGTCCCGGCGGCGGTAAAGCAGATCGAAGCCACCGTCTGCTGGATGGCCGAAGCGCCGATGGACCGCGCCCGCACCTATCTGATACGCCACACAACGCGCGACTCGAAAGCCAAACTGGCCGCCATCGACCATCGCCTCGACGTCAACACCCTGGAAAAAGTCCCGGCCGAAAAGCTTGCGATGAACGACATCGCGCAAGTCACCTTCAAGCTGGCCCAACCGCTGTTCGCCGACCCCTACCTGGAAAACCGCGGCACGGGCGCTTTCATCATCATCGACGAAAGCAACAACAACACCGTTGGTGCAGGGATGATCCTGTAG
- the cysD gene encoding sulfate adenylyltransferase subunit CysD has product MTQRNTLSHLDWLEAEAIHIMREVAGQCSNPVLLFSGGKDSICMLRLAEKAFRPGKFPFPLMHIDTGHNYKEVVAFRDKRAAELGERLIVRSVEDSMKRGTVVLKHEGESRNKHQSVTLLEAIEEFGFDACIGGARRDEEKARAKERIFSFRDEFGQWDPKNQRPELWSLYNARSHKGENIRAFPISNWTEMDVWQYIEREGLELPNIYFAHKRPVVMRQGAIVPVNVPLVSGEVANPSRAGEEIIDLLVRFRTVGDISCTAPVESDADTVEKIVLETATTTITERGATRLDDQTSDASMEQRKKEGYF; this is encoded by the coding sequence ATGACCCAACGCAACACACTTTCTCACCTCGACTGGCTCGAAGCCGAAGCCATCCACATCATGCGCGAAGTGGCCGGCCAGTGTTCCAACCCGGTGCTGCTGTTTTCCGGCGGAAAGGACTCGATCTGCATGCTGCGCCTGGCCGAGAAGGCCTTCCGCCCGGGCAAGTTCCCTTTCCCGCTGATGCACATCGACACCGGCCACAATTACAAGGAAGTCGTCGCCTTCCGCGACAAGCGCGCCGCCGAATTGGGCGAGCGCCTGATCGTGCGTTCAGTCGAAGACTCCATGAAGCGCGGCACCGTTGTACTGAAGCACGAAGGCGAATCGCGCAACAAGCACCAGTCAGTAACGCTGCTCGAAGCCATCGAGGAATTCGGTTTCGACGCCTGCATCGGCGGCGCCCGCCGCGATGAAGAAAAGGCCCGCGCCAAGGAACGCATCTTCAGCTTCCGCGACGAATTCGGTCAGTGGGATCCGAAGAATCAGCGCCCGGAACTGTGGAGCCTATACAACGCCCGCAGCCACAAGGGCGAAAACATCCGCGCCTTCCCGATCTCGAACTGGACGGAAATGGACGTCTGGCAATACATCGAGCGCGAAGGTCTCGAACTGCCGAACATCTACTTCGCCCACAAGCGTCCGGTCGTCATGCGCCAAGGCGCCATCGTGCCAGTCAACGTCCCCCTGGTTTCCGGCGAAGTCGCCAACCCGTCACGTGCCGGTGAAGAAATCATCGACCTGCTGGTGCGCTTCCGTACCGTTGGGGACATTTCCTGCACGGCGCCGGTAGAGTCCGATGCCGACACCGTCGAGAAAATCGTTCTCGAAACCGCCACCACCACCATCACCGAGCGCGGCGCTACCCGTCTGGATGACCAGACCAGCGACGCCTCCATGGAACAACGCAAAAAAGAGGGTTACTTCTGA
- a CDS encoding OmpA family protein: MNFAYKHLFPSALFSTAFAALLLVTGCDSLKEFTGSSTPASALPTASSSSSPAAAPNTPPPAQPYDQAVLSAATALFSNAKLPPAGSPAQPKYALVIDPLVDGMTGAQSVATRSMGKRLSDLMHQHYPQFDVQAFSAANVAKSPLVLIGTFTGVNAERKTAGLRETYRICFALADLRSGKLVSKGLAFALPEGVDPTPLAFFRDAPAWSDDPATEGYIKTCQGTKAGDPINPLYLDRIIAASLVSEAIDAYDAGRYQDSLELYQNALATPAGNQFRVHNGIYLANWKLGRQQQAEAAFARIVDFGLEHKRLAVKFLFRPGSTAFVQDKKLSGPYPVWLKTIARQTSGVSSCLEVTGHTSPTGPEPLNERLSLLRAEYVKGRLASASPLLAKRMIANGVGSRQTMVGTGRDDASDALDRRVEFKVIGC; the protein is encoded by the coding sequence ATGAATTTCGCATACAAACACCTATTTCCTTCAGCCTTGTTCAGTACAGCTTTTGCCGCCCTGCTACTGGTCACCGGCTGCGACAGCCTCAAGGAATTCACCGGTTCGTCGACACCGGCATCAGCCCTACCCACTGCAAGCAGTTCGTCATCCCCGGCGGCTGCACCCAATACCCCACCACCCGCCCAGCCCTACGACCAGGCGGTCTTGAGCGCTGCAACGGCCTTGTTTTCCAATGCCAAACTACCGCCGGCCGGCAGCCCGGCCCAGCCGAAATACGCGCTGGTGATCGACCCGCTGGTCGACGGCATGACCGGCGCCCAATCGGTCGCCACGCGCTCGATGGGTAAGCGGCTGAGCGATTTGATGCACCAGCACTATCCGCAGTTCGACGTGCAGGCGTTTTCAGCGGCCAATGTGGCCAAGAGCCCGCTGGTGCTGATTGGCACGTTCACCGGGGTCAATGCCGAGCGCAAGACCGCTGGCCTACGTGAAACCTATCGCATCTGCTTTGCACTGGCCGATTTGCGTAGCGGCAAACTGGTCAGCAAAGGTTTGGCATTCGCGCTGCCCGAGGGCGTCGACCCGACCCCGCTGGCCTTTTTCCGCGATGCCCCGGCGTGGTCCGATGATCCGGCGACCGAGGGCTACATCAAGACTTGCCAGGGCACCAAGGCGGGCGACCCGATCAACCCGCTTTACCTGGATCGCATCATCGCCGCTTCGCTGGTTTCCGAAGCGATTGATGCCTATGATGCCGGGCGTTATCAGGATTCGCTTGAGCTTTACCAAAATGCGCTGGCAACGCCGGCCGGCAACCAGTTCCGCGTACACAACGGCATCTACTTGGCCAACTGGAAGCTGGGCCGTCAGCAACAGGCGGAAGCTGCCTTCGCCAGGATTGTCGACTTCGGGCTTGAACATAAGCGCCTGGCGGTCAAATTCCTGTTCCGCCCCGGATCAACCGCCTTCGTGCAGGACAAGAAGCTGAGCGGCCCCTACCCTGTCTGGCTGAAAACCATCGCACGGCAAACCTCGGGGGTCAGCAGCTGCCTGGAAGTGACCGGCCATACCAGCCCGACCGGTCCCGAGCCCTTGAATGAACGGCTGTCACTGTTGCGTGCGGAGTATGTGAAGGGACGACTGGCCAGCGCCTCCCCTCTGCTTGCCAAGCGAATGATTGCCAATGGCGTGGGATCGCGACAAACGATGGTGGGCACCGGCCGTGATGATGCCAGCGATGCACTGGATCGTCGTGTCGAGTTCAAGGTCATCGGGTGCTGA
- a CDS encoding DUF692 domain-containing protein: protein MRNTGVATRIGLGFRSEMLDWEPAAIKADFFEVAPENWIRRDRAPLYRLLEIGRPIQLHGVSLNLGGHGEIGQDFLRSVRELIDDLGTSYYSDHLAASGDAHQLYDLFPIPFTEAEVIRVSDRIRSVQDVLGRRIGVENTTYYTNVGDLSEAEFLARVAERADCDILLDVNNIRVNDKNHGKATIDQFLSQIDCQRASYLHVAGHEFDDRFGLYMDTHSQPVEADTATATRMLAQKYNKAILLEWDNDVPDLTTINRELACLRNSSIM from the coding sequence ATGAGGAATACGGGGGTGGCCACGAGGATTGGTCTGGGGTTCCGCAGCGAAATGCTGGACTGGGAACCTGCAGCCATCAAGGCCGACTTTTTCGAGGTCGCCCCCGAAAACTGGATCCGGCGGGATCGGGCACCGCTCTACCGCTTGCTCGAAATCGGCCGGCCCATCCAGTTGCATGGCGTGTCTCTTAATCTGGGCGGGCACGGAGAAATTGGTCAGGATTTTCTACGATCGGTTCGAGAGCTGATTGATGACCTCGGGACTAGCTACTATTCTGATCATCTCGCCGCCAGTGGCGACGCGCACCAATTGTATGACCTGTTCCCCATTCCCTTCACCGAGGCGGAGGTCATACGCGTCAGCGACCGGATTCGCAGCGTACAGGATGTTCTGGGACGCCGGATCGGTGTCGAGAACACAACTTACTACACCAATGTCGGCGACCTGTCCGAGGCGGAGTTTCTCGCCCGCGTCGCCGAGCGTGCTGATTGCGACATCCTTCTCGACGTCAACAATATTCGTGTCAATGACAAGAACCACGGCAAAGCGACGATAGATCAATTCCTGTCGCAAATCGATTGCCAGCGGGCCAGCTATCTGCATGTAGCCGGCCACGAGTTCGACGACCGCTTCGGCCTTTACATGGACACCCACAGCCAACCGGTCGAAGCCGATACAGCCACTGCCACCCGCATGCTGGCTCAAAAATACAACAAGGCGATCCTTCTCGAATGGGACAACGATGTGCCCGACCTAACCACCATCAACAGGGAGCTGGCATGCCTGAGGAATTCTTCGATTATGTAA